The following coding sequences lie in one Gemmatimonadales bacterium genomic window:
- a CDS encoding amino acid permease, whose protein sequence is MAVTYARRLGLFSGTMSVIGGIIGAGIFLNPSIVAQRVGTPAATIGVWVGGGLVALIGAFIFGELGQRRPKVGGGYAYLREAFGPFPAFLYAWALLLIIAPGAIAAVAVTAGNYGAALFGVSSEVARPAAVTAILLLTLVNCLGVTFGAVTQNIFTVLKLAAIGMVVVAGLFALGNPAPACLDCAAPVVPVGGGAMIGAVAAALVPVLFSYGGWQQTNFIAEEIIEPEKNLPRALVLGVVMVVLVYVLANAAYLGALGVAGLAASSAPAADTMEVLLGPAGRMVITAGIVFSTFGFLNLVILVTPRVFQAMAADGLFFERFARLHPKFRTPVPAIIFLGVWSAILVYSGKYGALLDYVVFADWIFFGLTALTLVVFRRRDGMAGVRFSVPAFPLAMAVFVGVAGYVVVGSILSNPGNAVRGAGLLALGLPVYLYWRSAGIRA, encoded by the coding sequence GTGGCCGTCACGTATGCCCGCCGTCTCGGTCTCTTTTCCGGCACCATGTCGGTCATTGGCGGCATTATCGGCGCCGGCATCTTCCTCAATCCATCCATCGTGGCGCAGCGGGTCGGTACGCCGGCGGCGACCATCGGTGTCTGGGTGGGCGGTGGATTGGTGGCGCTGATCGGAGCGTTCATCTTCGGCGAGCTGGGACAACGGCGGCCCAAGGTGGGCGGCGGCTACGCCTACCTTCGCGAGGCATTCGGCCCCTTTCCAGCATTTCTCTATGCCTGGGCATTGCTGCTGATCATCGCCCCGGGGGCCATCGCCGCCGTGGCGGTCACCGCCGGCAACTACGGTGCGGCGTTGTTCGGGGTCTCCTCGGAGGTGGCGCGGCCGGCGGCTGTGACGGCCATCCTCCTCCTGACGCTCGTCAACTGCCTCGGCGTCACGTTCGGCGCCGTCACGCAGAACATCTTCACCGTCCTCAAGCTGGCCGCCATCGGCATGGTGGTCGTCGCGGGCCTGTTTGCCCTGGGGAACCCCGCGCCGGCCTGCCTGGACTGCGCCGCGCCGGTGGTGCCTGTGGGTGGTGGCGCCATGATCGGCGCCGTGGCGGCAGCACTGGTACCGGTCCTCTTTTCCTATGGCGGGTGGCAGCAGACCAATTTCATCGCCGAGGAGATCATCGAACCGGAGAAGAACCTGCCGCGGGCGCTGGTGCTGGGCGTGGTGATGGTGGTGCTGGTCTATGTCCTGGCCAATGCGGCCTATCTCGGCGCGCTCGGCGTGGCGGGGCTCGCGGCGAGTTCGGCGCCGGCGGCAGATACCATGGAGGTCCTGCTCGGACCGGCGGGACGGATGGTCATCACGGCCGGGATTGTCTTCTCGACCTTCGGCTTCCTGAATCTCGTGATCCTGGTGACGCCCAGGGTGTTCCAGGCCATGGCAGCCGACGGGCTCTTCTTCGAGCGGTTCGCACGCCTGCATCCGAAGTTCCGCACTCCCGTGCCGGCTATCATCTTCCTTGGCGTCTGGTCGGCCATCCTCGTCTACAGCGGCAAGTACGGCGCCCTCCTCGACTATGTGGTTTTTGCTGACTGGATCTTCTTCGGCCTGACGGCGCTGACGCTCGTGGTGTTCCGGCGGCGAGACGGCATGGCCGGGGTGCGCTTCAGCGTGCCGGCCTTCCCGCTGGCGATGGCAGTCTTTGTGGGAGTGGCCGGCTATGTGGTGGTGGGGTCGATCCTTTCCAACCCGGGCAACGCCGTGCGTGGCGCGGGGTTACTCGCCCTCGGCCTTCCGGTATACCTCTACTGGCGATCGGCAGGCATCCGCGCCTAA
- a CDS encoding STAS/SEC14 domain-containing protein: MITVIPDLPENVLGFSASGKVTASDYETVLVPAVKAGLAKEGKLRLLYHLGADFDGFGIGAMWADAKVGLEHPSAWERIALVTDIDWLRSATHIFGFAMPGEVRVFTNAELPDAKKWVAE; encoded by the coding sequence ATGATCACCGTCATCCCGGATCTTCCTGAGAACGTTCTTGGCTTCTCGGCCAGTGGCAAGGTGACCGCGTCCGACTACGAGACCGTCCTCGTCCCGGCGGTCAAGGCCGGCCTGGCCAAGGAGGGCAAGCTTCGGTTGCTCTATCACCTCGGCGCCGACTTCGACGGCTTCGGCATCGGCGCCATGTGGGCCGACGCCAAGGTGGGGCTGGAACATCCTTCCGCGTGGGAACGAATCGCCCTGGTGACCGACATCGACTGGCTCCGCTCGGCGACGCACATCTTCGGCTTCGCGATGCCCGGAGAGGTGCGGGTGTTCACCAACGCCGAGCTCCCAGACGCCAAGAAGTGGGTCGCCGAGTAG
- a CDS encoding NAD(P)/FAD-dependent oxidoreductase — translation MARPRVVIVGGGFAGLYAAKALGRAPVDVTVVDRTNYHLFQPMLYQVATAALDTSDIASPIRSILRHQRNTEVLMAEVSAIDVSGRSLQLADGSALTYDYLLLAPGVRHSYFGHDAWERFAPGIKTADDAEEVRRRVLLAFEAAEREPDVEKRRALLTFVVVGGGPTGVEVAGALAEIRQYALRRDFRRIDPRAATVMLLEGGRQLLPSYPPTLAADAREALRRLGVEVRTETFVTDVQANHVAAGRLIIPTHTVVWAAGNRASPLLESLGVPLDRSGRVLVAPDCTIPNHPEVFVLGDAAAFALGDGAYLPGLCPVAIQQGQFAAAAIRRDLQGKDRERFAYRDRGQLAVIGRGRGVADLGRLHFGGFVAWLAWVFVHIFKLPDPDSSPARHDQVERAHFKRHRPRRPCHHRARSRAERRPLLL, via the coding sequence GTGGCCCGCCCGCGCGTGGTGATTGTTGGCGGCGGCTTCGCCGGGCTGTACGCTGCCAAGGCCCTCGGTCGCGCGCCTGTCGATGTCACGGTCGTCGACCGGACGAATTACCATCTGTTCCAGCCGATGCTCTATCAGGTGGCGACCGCCGCCCTGGATACGAGCGATATCGCCTCCCCCATTCGCTCCATCCTCAGGCATCAGCGGAATACCGAGGTCCTCATGGCGGAGGTGAGTGCCATCGATGTCTCGGGCCGCTCGCTCCAGCTGGCTGACGGGAGCGCGCTGACCTACGACTACCTCCTGCTCGCACCCGGCGTGCGGCATTCCTACTTCGGGCACGATGCCTGGGAACGGTTCGCGCCCGGGATCAAGACGGCGGACGATGCCGAGGAGGTGCGGCGGCGGGTGCTGCTGGCGTTCGAGGCCGCCGAGCGGGAGCCGGATGTCGAGAAGCGGCGGGCGCTCCTGACCTTCGTCGTGGTTGGCGGTGGGCCAACCGGAGTTGAGGTCGCGGGTGCCCTCGCTGAGATCCGGCAGTACGCCCTCCGCCGGGATTTCCGGCGGATCGACCCGCGCGCGGCCACGGTGATGCTGCTCGAGGGCGGTCGACAGCTGTTGCCCAGTTATCCCCCAACCTTGGCCGCCGACGCGCGCGAGGCGCTCAGACGCCTCGGTGTGGAGGTCCGCACCGAGACCTTCGTGACCGATGTGCAGGCGAATCATGTTGCCGCAGGAAGGCTCATCATTCCGACGCACACGGTCGTCTGGGCTGCCGGCAACCGGGCGAGCCCGCTGCTGGAGTCGCTCGGCGTCCCGCTCGACCGAAGCGGCCGCGTACTCGTGGCCCCCGACTGCACCATCCCGAATCACCCTGAAGTGTTTGTGCTCGGCGATGCCGCGGCCTTCGCGCTTGGCGATGGTGCGTACCTGCCCGGCCTCTGCCCGGTCGCAATCCAGCAGGGGCAATTCGCGGCGGCGGCCATACGTCGCGACCTCCAGGGAAAGGACCGCGAGAGATTTGCGTATCGTGACCGGGGCCAGCTGGCCGTCATCGGTCGCGGCAGGGGAGTGGCCGATCTCGGCCGGCTCCACTTCGGCGGCTTTGTCGCGTGGCTCGCCTGGGTGTTCGTCCATATCTTCAAGCTTCCTGATCCGGATTCGTCGCCTGCTCGTCATGATCAGGTAGAACGGGCCCATTTCAAGCGTCACCGCCCGCGGCGCCCCTGTCATCACCGGGCACGATCCCGTGCTGAGCGCAGGCCACTCCTGCTGTAG
- a CDS encoding ATP-binding cassette domain-containing protein — MLTIRELVKVYSGQITALRGISLDIPPGMFGLLGPNGSGKTTLMRIIAGLLEPTSGQVLLDGVDVVGRPELVWPRLGNLPQYFGFYPSLTGAAMLLHMLRLKGVDSPLGLDRLCAELLERVNLTTAANRKVKHYSGGMRQRLGIAQAIAGDPDLLVVDEPTAGLDPEERIRFYRLLAELAESRTVILSTHIVEDVAVLCPRFAVIRQGTVLTQTTPSEARGRIAGTMFEGEVSREELVLLAESARVTQAHLVEGRNRVRIHDPDGQCPPGFSPTSATLEDAYLILTEAGANPSGAPAGAAPA, encoded by the coding sequence ATGCTCACCATTCGTGAGCTCGTGAAGGTGTATTCGGGCCAGATCACGGCCCTGCGAGGAATCTCCCTGGACATCCCACCGGGGATGTTCGGACTTCTGGGGCCGAACGGATCCGGGAAGACGACACTCATGCGGATCATCGCCGGACTGCTGGAGCCCACCTCCGGTCAAGTCCTGCTCGACGGCGTCGACGTCGTCGGACGCCCCGAGCTGGTCTGGCCCCGCCTCGGGAATCTTCCGCAATACTTTGGTTTCTATCCCAGTCTCACCGGCGCCGCGATGTTGCTCCATATGCTCCGGCTCAAGGGAGTCGATTCGCCGCTTGGGCTGGATCGACTCTGTGCCGAGCTGCTCGAAAGGGTCAACCTGACTACCGCTGCCAACCGCAAGGTCAAGCATTACTCCGGCGGCATGCGCCAGCGCCTGGGGATCGCGCAGGCGATTGCCGGAGATCCGGATCTCCTCGTCGTCGATGAACCCACCGCAGGGCTCGATCCGGAGGAGCGCATTCGATTCTATCGGCTGCTGGCTGAACTGGCTGAATCGAGGACGGTCATCCTCTCAACTCACATCGTCGAAGATGTGGCAGTGCTTTGCCCGCGCTTCGCCGTGATCCGGCAGGGTACGGTGCTCACGCAGACCACGCCGTCGGAAGCCCGGGGACGAATTGCCGGAACCATGTTCGAAGGCGAAGTCAGCCGAGAGGAGCTGGTGTTGCTGGCGGAATCCGCCAGAGTGACACAGGCCCACCTCGTCGAGGGACGCAATCGGGTGCGCATCCATGATCCCGACGGGCAGTGCCCGCCCGGCTTCTCGCCCACTTCTGCCACACTCGAGGATGCCTACCTGATCCTGACCGAGGCCGGCGCGAATCCGTCGGGTGCGCCCGCAGGTGCCGCACCCGCGTGA
- the queG gene encoding tRNA epoxyqueuosine(34) reductase QueG yields the protein MTLPAHAVKARAAELGFVACGITDLGPSVRADALTAWLHAGYGGNMRYINRQAKKRKDTRLIDLEATRAVVILDNYYYPESASPTPEPKLARYSRSKDYHITTFNRINQLAELMLDHGAKTARPYVDTGPVPERELAERAGLGWIGKNTMLLRPGLGSWFVIGSIFTDLPLDIDQPFTTDHCGSCTKCLDACPTDAFVEPYILDATRCISYLTIEYKKEIPAELAGQFDGWAFGCDVCNDVCPWNLRFAAETTVPEFRDRGELRGADEECFDRMEEEEFQARFGDTPLARPGLERMRRNWRNAWATLRDG from the coding sequence GTGACCCTCCCTGCCCACGCTGTGAAAGCCCGCGCCGCCGAACTCGGGTTCGTGGCCTGCGGCATCACCGACCTCGGCCCCTCCGTTCGGGCGGATGCGCTGACCGCCTGGCTCCATGCCGGGTACGGCGGGAACATGCGGTATATCAACCGCCAGGCGAAGAAGCGGAAGGACACCCGCCTCATCGACCTCGAAGCGACGCGCGCAGTTGTTATTCTTGATAACTACTACTATCCGGAATCCGCATCGCCGACGCCAGAACCGAAGCTTGCAAGATATAGTCGTAGCAAAGACTACCACATAACTACATTTAATAGAATCAATCAGTTAGCAGAATTGATGCTGGACCACGGCGCAAAGACGGCGCGACCATATGTCGATACCGGACCGGTGCCCGAGCGCGAGCTCGCCGAGCGGGCCGGCCTCGGTTGGATCGGCAAGAACACGATGCTCCTCCGCCCGGGCCTGGGCTCCTGGTTCGTCATCGGCAGCATCTTCACCGACCTGCCACTCGACATCGACCAGCCCTTCACCACCGACCATTGTGGCAGCTGCACCAAGTGCCTCGATGCGTGCCCCACCGATGCCTTCGTCGAGCCGTATATTCTCGATGCCACGAGGTGCATCTCCTATCTCACGATTGAATACAAGAAGGAGATTCCCGCCGAACTGGCCGGCCAATTCGACGGGTGGGCGTTTGGCTGCGATGTCTGCAACGATGTCTGTCCGTGGAATTTGCGCTTTGCGGCGGAAACAACGGTCCCCGAGTTCAGGGATCGCGGCGAATTGCGAGGGGCAGACGAGGAGTGCTTCGACCGGATGGAGGAAGAGGAGTTTCAGGCCCGGTTCGGCGACACTCCGCTGGCCCGGCCAGGCCTCGAGCGGATGCGGCGAAACTGGCGGAACGCCTGGGCCACCCTTCGAGACGGTTAG
- a CDS encoding DUF481 domain-containing protein: protein MLLGTTLLGATLLLAPPDMLGPKNDVLYMKNGDKLTCEIKTMDAGAIYVSLDYVNGNVAVEWARLAGLDSPNLFLISLDDGTVYNGRISIHPVEGTDSVLVVITDTDGRVATFDKSRIAAFSSTGASFWGRLNGSISSGVSYAKGNETTTYNISSAVSYPRPRWSASLGFNSNFSSSTGTDAATRNQLQLTASHLLRWNNWFYSGFANGLQSSEQQISLQTNLGGGVGRYLKKTSNVRLSVVGGLVWQGTTYESSVSSASREDMLGAMLLGTANYVKFKKTTLSVTVNVIPSLTEAGRFYFNTNANYFLKLFGQINWNVSFYGNWDTQPPAGTSGNDYGVNSGLSFTFGNQ, encoded by the coding sequence ATGCTTCTCGGTACCACACTGCTTGGCGCCACGCTCCTGCTCGCCCCCCCGGACATGCTGGGGCCGAAGAACGACGTGCTCTACATGAAGAATGGCGACAAGCTGACCTGTGAAATCAAGACGATGGACGCCGGGGCCATCTACGTGAGCCTGGACTACGTCAACGGGAATGTCGCGGTGGAGTGGGCACGCCTGGCGGGCCTGGACAGTCCGAACCTTTTTCTCATTTCTCTCGATGATGGCACCGTGTACAACGGAAGAATCTCGATCCATCCCGTGGAGGGAACCGATTCGGTGCTCGTGGTCATCACGGACACCGACGGGCGGGTGGCCACCTTCGACAAGTCCCGGATTGCGGCGTTCAGCAGCACCGGGGCCTCGTTCTGGGGTCGGCTGAACGGAAGCATCTCGTCGGGGGTCAGCTACGCCAAGGGAAACGAGACGACCACCTATAACATCAGCTCGGCCGTGAGTTATCCTCGCCCGCGGTGGAGTGCATCGCTGGGCTTCAACTCGAACTTCTCCAGCAGTACCGGTACCGATGCCGCCACCCGGAACCAGCTCCAGCTCACGGCCAGCCATCTGCTGCGGTGGAACAACTGGTTCTACTCCGGGTTCGCCAACGGGCTGCAAAGCTCCGAGCAGCAGATCAGCCTCCAGACCAACCTGGGCGGCGGCGTGGGCCGGTACCTGAAGAAGACCAGCAACGTACGGCTCTCCGTGGTCGGGGGGCTGGTGTGGCAGGGGACCACCTACGAATCCTCCGTGAGTTCGGCGAGCCGAGAGGACATGCTCGGGGCCATGCTGCTGGGCACGGCCAACTACGTCAAGTTCAAGAAGACGACGCTCAGCGTGACCGTCAACGTGATCCCCTCCCTCACCGAGGCCGGCCGCTTCTACTTCAACACCAACGCCAACTACTTCCTCAAGCTCTTCGGCCAGATCAACTGGAACGTGTCGTTCTACGGCAACTGGGACACCCAGCCCCCCGCCGGTACCTCCGGCAACGACTACGGCGTCAACTCCGGACTCAGCTTCACCTTTGGCAACCAGTAG
- a CDS encoding alpha/beta fold hydrolase produces the protein MHRTIVRLVAAILFAAPAAAQVPDAIPTPRADSLTGLYQDASGGYVHLMNLADQLGGRSVLSLTDYATGMVRALYPVDRTHFEFGPAWFERAPTEGGVEINGDTLTIHDASGAGRIVATRVPLERREVRVASGGVTLAGVLTMPPGPGPHPAMLMIQGSGPLTRRSPGQTGDLVAAHGVAVLTLDKRGTGGSSGEWNGLSHEAWMADAGAAIDVLKRQPGIDPNRIGIYAASEGGFVGPELATRRSDVAFLVCRVCSALPHAEAIMDMEERRLLAAGRAPDVAAEAREWLRLRTAYALERQGFERMAAFEARTSAAQWRKDFPPGTANLPQPGAAYWDVYAGVLAGDPARAYRALDIPVLVVLGGDDQRILAERHEPVFAEIAQKARDMTIMVVPGASHGLLVTDAGGGVGYPPGLYQEIVDWIVAHGEKGGN, from the coding sequence ATGCACCGTACCATTGTCCGACTCGTCGCCGCCATCCTGTTCGCCGCTCCCGCAGCGGCCCAAGTCCCTGATGCCATCCCGACGCCCCGCGCCGACTCCCTCACAGGCTTGTACCAGGACGCCTCCGGCGGCTACGTCCATCTGATGAACCTCGCCGATCAACTCGGCGGTCGTTCCGTCCTGTCCCTCACGGACTACGCGACCGGCATGGTGCGCGCCCTGTATCCTGTCGACCGGACGCACTTCGAGTTCGGCCCGGCGTGGTTTGAGCGTGCACCGACGGAAGGCGGGGTCGAGATCAACGGCGACACGCTGACCATCCACGATGCGAGCGGAGCCGGGCGAATTGTCGCGACGCGAGTGCCGCTCGAGCGGCGCGAGGTCCGCGTCGCCAGCGGCGGGGTCACCCTCGCGGGTGTCCTGACGATGCCCCCGGGCCCCGGACCTCACCCCGCGATGCTGATGATCCAGGGTTCAGGCCCCCTCACCCGCCGCTCTCCCGGGCAGACCGGCGACCTGGTCGCCGCCCACGGAGTGGCCGTGCTCACACTCGACAAGCGCGGCACGGGAGGGTCGTCAGGGGAGTGGAACGGGCTGTCACACGAAGCATGGATGGCCGATGCGGGTGCGGCCATCGACGTGCTCAAGCGCCAGCCGGGAATCGATCCGAACCGGATCGGGATCTACGCCGCGAGCGAGGGCGGGTTTGTCGGTCCCGAATTGGCCACGCGACGCAGCGACGTGGCGTTTCTCGTCTGTCGGGTCTGCTCGGCGCTGCCGCACGCTGAGGCCATCATGGATATGGAGGAGCGCCGGCTGCTCGCTGCCGGGCGCGCTCCCGATGTGGCGGCGGAAGCACGCGAATGGCTGCGATTGCGCACCGCCTATGCGCTCGAACGCCAGGGCTTTGAACGCATGGCCGCATTTGAAGCCCGGACCAGCGCCGCGCAGTGGCGCAAGGACTTCCCCCCTGGCACCGCGAACCTGCCGCAACCTGGCGCGGCGTACTGGGATGTCTATGCCGGTGTGCTGGCCGGCGACCCGGCTCGGGCCTATCGCGCGCTGGATATCCCGGTGCTGGTGGTGCTCGGCGGTGACGACCAGCGCATTCTCGCCGAACGCCATGAGCCGGTCTTCGCCGAGATCGCGCAGAAGGCCCGCGACATGACCATCATGGTCGTTCCGGGCGCGAGTCATGGCCTGCTGGTGACGGATGCGGGAGGTGGAGTGGGGTACCCGCCAGGGCTCTATCAGGAGATCGTGGACTGGATTGTGGCGCATGGCGAGAAGGGTGGGAACTGA
- a CDS encoding DUF6632 domain-containing protein produces the protein MSTAPDTKNLSLALRLVGIIFVVGIYPLTILWPSGWSWIPAQPMYLQMILGIYATLGIFLFLAARDPMKHLSLIWFAVWSSFVHAGIMAYQALTTPGNSGHMLGDVAALAIVGLLLAVLTPRQSAAG, from the coding sequence ATGAGCACCGCACCAGACACCAAGAATCTCAGTCTCGCGCTTCGACTCGTCGGCATCATCTTCGTTGTGGGGATCTACCCACTGACGATTCTCTGGCCCAGCGGCTGGAGCTGGATTCCGGCGCAGCCGATGTACCTGCAGATGATCCTCGGCATCTACGCGACCCTCGGCATCTTCCTGTTCCTCGCGGCCAGGGATCCGATGAAGCATCTCAGCCTCATCTGGTTCGCCGTCTGGTCCAGCTTCGTGCACGCCGGCATCATGGCCTACCAGGCCCTCACCACCCCCGGCAACAGCGGGCATATGCTGGGCGATGTCGCCGCGCTGGCCATCGTGGGGCTCCTGCTCGCGGTGCTCACGCCGAGACAGTCTGCTGCGGGGTAG